A single genomic interval of Penicillium psychrofluorescens genome assembly, chromosome: 2 harbors:
- a CDS encoding uncharacterized protein (ID:PFLUO_003361-T1.cds;~source:funannotate): MTAYPQTVVLDGSRLIETRRRLREGNDFALQGALKVLTRQAHEWLTQGPWSVTMKKKPPPSGDMHDYTSQAPYWWPSQDSPDGKPYVQRDGKTNPEVLDYTDRVYWEKVFASSTVLALAWFYTENEAYARHAGDILRAWFITPETRMNPNLSHAQLIPHANTGRFIGIIDFSQAYTSVLDAASILATGGTGSCSPRDIPSRAPGWSYADAEGFRAWNVDFLAWLTDSPFGRDERAQRNNHGSFAAMQTAAIALFVGDAARARDEVLGALAHVAENIAPDGSQPEELRRTRSWHYSTFNLVALTRLACVARKAGVDLWNFAGPGGEGSISRAVDFLIPAATSSKAWAFPELDFKAYAAADIIRAAADAGHRRAREAVGRIQMPPAGDLWLLRPAPEQLDAVKVDKHSKCGLGPRQIERSRSLDLR; the protein is encoded by the coding sequence ATGACAGCATATCCACAAACAGTCGTTCTCGATGGCTCCAGGCTCATCGAAACGCGGCGGCGTCTGCGCGAAGGCAATGATTTCGCCCTGCAGGGAGCGCTGAAAGTTCTGACGAGACAGGCCCATGAGTGGCTAACGCAAGGCCCCTGGTCCGTCACtatgaagaagaagccgccgCCTAGCGGCGACATGCACGACTACACCAGCCAGGCGCCCTACTGGTGGCCGTCGCAGGATTCACCAGACGGCAAGCCCTACGTCCAGCGCGACGGTAAGACGAATCCCGAGGTGCTCGACTATACGGACCGGGTCTACTGGGAAAAGGTCTTCGCCTCGTCCACAGTTCTGGCTCTGGCCTGGTTCTACACAGAAAATGAGGCATACGCGCGACACGCCGGTGACATCCTGCGCGCCTGGTTTATCACGCCCGAGACCCGTATGAACCCCAACCTCAGCCACGCCCAGCTGATCCCGCACGCCAACACGGGCCGCTTCATCGGTATCATCGACTTCTCCCAGGCTTACACGAGCGTCCTCGACGCGGCCAGCATCCTGGCCACCGGCGGCACCGGATCTTGTTCACCTAGGGACATCCCCTCGCGGGCTCCCGGCTGGTCCTACGCTGACGCTGAGGGGTTCCGGGCATGGAATGTCGATTTCCTTGCGTGGCTGACCGACAGCCCGTTCGGCCGGGACGAGCGCGCCCAGCGCAACAATCACGGCAGCTTCGCAGCCATGCAGACGGCCGCCATCGCTctcttcgtcggcgacgCGGCTCGCGCCCGCGACGAGGTCCTTGGTGCGCTCGCCCATGTCGCCGAGAACATCGCGCCGGACGGCTCCCAGCCCGAGGAGCTCCGCCGGACCCGCAGCTGGCACTACTCGACCTTCAACCTTGTCGCCCTGACACGCCTCGCCTGCGTGGCGCGCAAGGCCGGGGTCGACCTGTGGAATTTTGCCGGCCCGGGAGGCGAGGGGAGCATCTCGCGCGCGGTGGACTTTTTGATACCCGCGGCGACGAGCAGCAAAGCATGGGCGTTCCCTGAGCTGGATTTCAAGGCTTATGCGGCAGCGGATATCATCCGGGCCGCGGCGGACGCCGGCCACAGGAGAGCGAGGGAGGCCGTGGGCAGGATACAGATGCCGCCCGCCGGTGACCTGTGGCTGCTGAGGCCAGCGCCGGAGCAACTTGATGCGGTCAAGGTGGACAAGCACTCGAAATGTGGGCTTGGTCCGCGACAAATAGAGAGATCAAGATCTCTAGACCTCCGTTAA